A region of Vespula vulgaris chromosome 1, iyVesVulg1.1, whole genome shotgun sequence DNA encodes the following proteins:
- the LOC127063736 gene encoding uncharacterized protein LOC127063736 has translation MTMETKQKEQTEIKKIALYQLQPLLRSTLGNKLIVENYTTTSFLPPGENYGSTILAIDAIIRQEEKYERENLHMIAKMAPPTEFQRRVFNSPFTFRKEIFMYERLLPYYRIMEKEFGVNESELFDVIPKYYGSRLSLDPQVDFDDNAVILLENLKTRGYYTGKRDIGVDLDHSKLAVRALARFHALGIAMKHNKPDEYDIIREASKCPELIKDGFTEFYIPILKKLEENPATRIHYDRCAVILKDESFFDEWLAEPEGDWATIIHKDFWVNNMMFHRDQNGHVDDVKFIDFQNYMYSNPVGEILFFLHSSTDDNVRANNLEELTDLYYEIFISVLLKMKCDIKPFNRKSFNEQFLSVAKMEFIHLCFMIKMLTIDVDKTDLNNSNMETVMTMYEGNEMYTKRLESLVLYFVERNWI, from the exons ATGACCATGgagacaaaacaaaaagaacaaactgaaataaaaaagatagctTTATACCAATTACAACCATTATTACGATCAACGTTAGGTAATAAATTGATCGTTGAAAATTATACGACTACATCCTTTTTACCACCTGGTGAGAACTATGGTAGTACTATTTTAGCTATCGATGCTATAATCAGACAAGAAgagaaatacgaaagagaaaatcttcATATGATTGCGAAAATGGCACCTCCAACCGAATTCCAAAGACGAGTATTTAATAGTCCTTTCACATttcgaaaggaaatatttatgtatgaacGTTTACTACCATATTATAGGATTATGGAAAAGGAATTTGGTGTTAATGAAAGTGAATTATTTGACGTTATACCCAAATATTATGGTTCCCGCTTATCTCTCGATCCACAAGTAGATTTTGATGACAATgctgttattttattagagaATCTTAAAACACGTGGTTATTACACTGGTAAAAGAGATATAg GCGTCGACTTAGATCATTCTAAATTAGCCGTACGTGCATTGGCTAGATTTCATGCCCTTGGAATCGCAATGAAACATAATAAGCCTGATGAGTATGATATAATCAGAGAAGCTTCCAAATGTCCTGAACTTATAAAAGATGGATTTACagaattttatatacctatattaaaaaaactCGAAGAAAATCCAGCAACGAGAATTCATTACGATAGATGTGCAGTAATATTAAAGGATGAATCATTTTTTGACGAATGGTTAGCTGAACCAGAAGGAGATTGGGCTACGATAATTCATAAAGATTTTTGGGTGAACAATATGATGTTTCATCGTGATCAAAATGGTCACGTGGATGATGTGAAATTCatcgattttcaaaattacatGTATTCCAATCCGGTAggcgaaatattattttttttacattccaGTACAGACGATAACGTTCGGGCAAATAATCTCGAAGAACTCACAGatttatattatgaaatttttatttctgtgttattaaaaatgaagtgCGATATTAAACCTTTCAATCGTAAAAGTTTTAACGAGCAATTTCTATCGGTCGCCAAGATggaatttatacatttatgtttTATGATAAAGATGCTTACAATCGATGTTGATAAAACCGATTTGAATAATTCTAACATGGAAACAGTAATGACAATGTATGAAGGTAACGAAATGTATAcaaaaagattagaaagtttagtattatattttgtcgAACGCAATTGGATTTAG
- the LOC127063549 gene encoding uncharacterized protein LOC127063549 translates to MAKSRADNRPPRKEGFNRSGHSMNPERPTEGLKGVAKVRTKATIKRLQMYRNQRPKRNRVGKIISPAPFQGWHAPGTMSRVEPSQRWFGNSRVISQNALQKFQSELGAVMSDPYKVIMKPTQLPVTLLQQKAANARVHLLDTESFESVFGPKKIRKRPNLAIATYDELQKLAEEKEETYDKEKDSKDYDLIREDTGIRDMQRDWIMAAGQSKRIWNELYKVIDSSDVVLQVLDARDPMGTRSPPVEKYLKTEKPHKHLMFILNKVDLVPNWVTQRWVAILSSEYPTIAFHASLTHPFGKGSLINLLRQFAKLHIDKKQISVGFIGYPNTGKSSIINTLRSKKVCKVAPIAGETKVWQYITLMRRIYLIDCPGVVYPSKETDTEKVLKGVVRVELVQNPEDYVSSVLERVKAKYLCKTYKIEGWTDHIDFLEKLARKSGKLLKKGEPDITITARMVLNDWQRGRLPFYVAPSGFEVPLPKSATTEVENVPIENDKNTVIETDEQKDQSIPSKDLTKVQLNVLQDFRKIKVGLSYSGDDVKDICYSQSELEQLNCNDNETDVESSLPNISDITDTLNESQIDPEKDINKENHETINTTNRILEDDTNERNGNCSEDERNGSNSEDEIKIPIEKDNLMQSVFDVMENDYDSSDSEMINSKAFSSSGTFTVSSKKEKQNNENNKKLTSKQRRAIERANKRKKVGSNFYEVTNVKNRNRNRKVPKIKRK, encoded by the coding sequence atgGCAAAATCACGAGCAGATAACAGACCTCCTCGGAAAGAAGGTTTTAATCGTTCTGGACATAGTATGAACCCTGAAAGACCAACAGAAGGGTTAAAAGGTGTAGCAAAAGTTAGAACAAAAGCAACTATAAAAAGATTGCAAATGTATCGTAATCAAAGACCTAAACGTAATCGTGTAGGTAAGATTATTAGTCCAGCACCATTTCAAGGTTGGCATGCACCAGGAACTATGTCTCGCGTTGAACCTTCTCAAAGATGGTTCGGCAATTCAAGAGTAATATCTCAAAATGCACTTCAGAAATTTCAAAGCGAATTAGGAGCGGTTATGAGCGATCCTTACAAAGTAATAATGAAACCTACACAATTACCAGTAACTTTACTTCAACAGAAGGCTGCCAACGCGAGAGTACATTTATTAGATACAGAAAGTTTCGAAAGCGTATTCGGTCccaaaaagataagaaaacgaCCGAATTTAGCTATTGCTACTTATGatgaattacaaaaattagcggaagagaaagaagagacatacgataaagaaaaagattctaaAGATTATGATTTAATTCGCGAAGATACAGGAATACGAGATATGCAAAGAGATTGGATAATGGCAGCAGGACAAAGCAAGAGAATTTggaatgaattatataaagttattGATTCTTCTGACGTAGTACTACAAGTATTAGATGCTAGAGATCCTATGGGAACTAGGTCTCCTcctgtagaaaaatatttaaaaactgaAAAGCCTCATAAACatttaatgtttattttaaataaagtagATCTTGTTCCAAATTGGGTGACGCAAAGATGGGTTGCTATACTAAGCTCAGAGTATCCAACAATAGCATTTCATGCATCTTTAACTCATCCATTTGGCAAAGGttctcttattaatttattgcgTCAGTTTGCAAAATtacatatagataaaaaacaaattagtGTAGGTTTTATTGGATATCCAAATACGGGGAAAAgttctattataaatacattgaGATCCAAAAAGGTCTGCAAAGTAGCACCAATAGCTGGGGAAACAAAAGTATGGCAATATATAACTTTGATGCGTCGTATATATCTTATAGATTGTCCAGGTGTTGTTTATCCGTCTAAAGAGACTGATAcagaaaaagttttaaaaggTGTAGTAAGAGTTGAACTCGTTCAAAATCCTGAAGATTATGTAAGTTCAGTTTTGGAAAGAGTAAAGgctaaatatttatgtaaaacaTACAAGATCGAAGGGTGGACAGATCACATAGattttttggaaaaattaGCACGTAAAAGTGGAAAACTTTTGAAGAAAGGAGAACCAGATATAACAATAACAGCACGAATGGTTCTTAATGATTGGCAACGTGGTAGATTGCCATTTTACGTTGCACCATCTGGTTTTGAAGTGCCGTTACCTAAATCTGCAACAACAGAAGTAGAGAATGTACCTATTGAAAATGACAAAAACACTGTCATTGAAACAGATGAACAAAAAGATCAAAGTATACCATCAAAAGACCTAACAAAAGTACAATTGAATGTATTACAAGATTTTAGGAAAATTAAAGTAGGATTATCATACTCTGGTGATGATGTAAAAGACATTTGCTATAGTCAAAGTGAATTAGAACAATTAAATTGTAACGATAATGAGACGGACGTTGAATCTTCTCTGCCAAATATCAGTGACATAACTGATACATTAAACGAGTCACAAATAGATCctgaaaaagatattaataaagaaaatcatgAAACAATAAATACAACAAATCGTATTCTCGAGGATGatacaaatgaaagaaatggaaattgttctgaagatgaaagaaatggaagTAATTCGGaggatgaaattaaaatacctatagaaaaagataatctaATGCAGAGTGTATTTGATGTCATGGAAAATGACTATGATTCCAGTGATAGTGAAATGATCAATTCAAAAGCATTTTCAAGTAGTGGTACATTCACTGTGtcatctaaaaaagaaaaacaaaataatgaaaataataaaaagttaacaAGTAAACAAAGAAGAGCTATAGAAAGAGctaacaagagaaagaaagtaggaaGCAACTTTTATGAAGTTACAAATGTAAAGAacagaaatagaaacagaaaggttccaaaaataaaaagaaaataa